A genomic window from Mesorhizobium sp. 131-2-1 includes:
- a CDS encoding FkbM family methyltransferase, giving the protein MSSVSSLARLALSFVLPAGLLDRGPALRGTKFLAKAALKARFGGRPFQMVNVGACDGALFDDVTPWLHRIARARAVLVEPVPYNQKRLRANYPDTERFIIEPVAVTRTKGSITVHTFDAAALEAGTLPIEFIGCSSVTDTNLMSGKNAWGEADSNFNKFAPYLKDIEVPSEPLQTLLDRNGIAHIDAFLVDCEGADWMVFDQLDLKRYRPGMIKIEVGALPAAEIGQVVVKLKTAGYQVGFQAEDVWAFA; this is encoded by the coding sequence ATGAGTTCCGTTTCCAGCCTGGCGCGCCTTGCGCTGTCGTTCGTCCTGCCCGCCGGGCTGCTCGATCGCGGACCGGCGTTGCGCGGCACGAAATTCCTCGCCAAGGCGGCGCTGAAGGCGCGCTTCGGTGGCAGACCGTTCCAGATGGTCAATGTCGGCGCCTGCGACGGCGCGCTGTTCGACGATGTCACGCCATGGCTGCACCGCATTGCGCGGGCGCGTGCCGTGCTGGTCGAGCCGGTTCCCTACAACCAGAAACGGCTGCGCGCCAACTATCCCGATACGGAACGCTTCATCATCGAGCCGGTGGCGGTGACCCGGACCAAGGGCTCGATCACCGTCCATACTTTCGATGCCGCGGCACTCGAGGCCGGTACGCTGCCGATCGAGTTCATCGGCTGCTCCTCCGTCACCGACACCAATCTGATGTCGGGCAAGAACGCCTGGGGCGAGGCGGATTCCAACTTCAACAAGTTCGCGCCCTATCTGAAGGACATCGAGGTGCCCTCGGAACCTTTGCAGACGCTGCTCGACCGCAACGGGATCGCCCATATCGACGCCTTCCTCGTCGACTGCGAAGGCGCGGACTGGATGGTGTTCGACCAGCTCGACCTCAAGCGCTACCGTCCCGGCATGATCAAGATCGAAGTCGGCGCGCTGCCGGCGGCCGAGATCGGCCAGGTCGTGGTCAAGCTGAAGACCGCCGGCTACCAGGTCGGCTTCCAGGCCGAGGACGTCTGGGCTTTCGCCTGA
- a CDS encoding aspartate aminotransferase family protein, translating into MTVMAKPEHTGTRTLVDAPALSPATIAKPDLISVEQAKAMDVARITDLFKAHLNPGQLHFMKLLGFHKIKIERAEGMFYIDQNGRKILDFFGGFGSLAFGHNHPRILEARKKFQEEKRQEIAIAFMSQYAAALAHNIAKCSPGDLDMVFLGSSGSEAMEAAVKLAERAAGPKRPKVVYAENSFHGKTKGVLAITDGQLYRADFKVADNVVRVPFADIDAVERLFKSDPEIGVIVLETIQGGGGIIQAEAQYWRKLRALCDQYGVLWVADEVQCGYGRSGRFYAFEHYGVVPDVTALAKSLGAGKAAVGAMIARRDVYMKAYGTPKTAMIHAMATFGGMGEACVTAIEGLNVLYDEGLIDNAASTGDYLLRRLQALKEKYPKMIKDVRGKGFMIGLEFHDFSQTLPMVLRPVVSVLDDKLKGSLSGFVGSLLLRDYDVLVAFTEYNRNVIRLEPPLTCQREHVDRFVDAFDSLLSRGIVAIVKDFVKSQVR; encoded by the coding sequence ATGACCGTCATGGCCAAGCCGGAACACACGGGCACGCGCACGCTGGTCGATGCGCCGGCGCTGTCGCCCGCAACCATCGCCAAGCCCGACCTGATCAGCGTCGAGCAGGCCAAGGCGATGGATGTCGCCCGCATCACCGACCTGTTCAAGGCGCATCTCAACCCTGGACAGCTGCATTTCATGAAGCTGCTCGGCTTCCACAAGATCAAGATCGAGCGCGCCGAAGGCATGTTCTACATCGACCAGAACGGCCGCAAGATCCTCGACTTCTTCGGCGGTTTCGGTTCGCTGGCCTTCGGCCACAACCACCCGCGCATTCTGGAAGCCCGGAAAAAATTTCAAGAGGAGAAGCGGCAGGAGATCGCCATCGCCTTCATGTCGCAGTATGCGGCGGCCCTGGCACACAACATCGCCAAGTGCTCGCCCGGCGACCTCGACATGGTTTTCCTCGGCTCGTCCGGGTCGGAAGCGATGGAAGCGGCGGTGAAGCTTGCCGAACGCGCCGCCGGCCCGAAGCGGCCGAAGGTCGTCTATGCCGAGAATTCCTTCCACGGCAAGACCAAGGGCGTGCTGGCGATCACCGACGGCCAGCTCTATCGCGCCGACTTCAAGGTGGCGGACAATGTCGTGCGCGTGCCCTTCGCCGACATCGACGCGGTGGAGCGCCTGTTCAAGAGCGATCCCGAGATCGGCGTCATCGTGCTCGAAACCATCCAGGGCGGCGGCGGCATCATCCAGGCAGAGGCGCAGTACTGGCGGAAGCTGCGCGCGCTCTGCGACCAGTACGGCGTGCTGTGGGTCGCCGACGAGGTGCAATGCGGCTATGGCCGCTCGGGCCGCTTCTACGCCTTCGAGCACTATGGCGTCGTGCCTGACGTGACGGCGCTGGCAAAATCGCTGGGCGCCGGCAAGGCGGCGGTCGGCGCCATGATCGCCAGGCGCGATGTCTACATGAAGGCCTATGGCACGCCGAAGACGGCGATGATCCACGCCATGGCGACCTTCGGCGGCATGGGCGAGGCCTGTGTCACCGCGATCGAGGGGCTGAACGTGCTCTATGACGAAGGCCTGATCGACAATGCGGCCTCGACGGGCGACTACCTCCTGCGGCGCTTGCAGGCGCTGAAGGAGAAGTATCCGAAGATGATCAAGGACGTGCGCGGCAAGGGGTTCATGATCGGGCTCGAGTTCCACGATTTCTCGCAGACGCTGCCGATGGTGCTGCGGCCGGTGGTCAGCGTGCTCGACGACAAGCTGAAGGGCTCGCTCTCGGGCTTCGTCGGCTCGCTGCTGCTGCGCGATTACGACGTGCTCGTCGCCTTCACCGAATACAACCGCAACGTCATCCGGCTGGAGCCGCCGCTGACCTGCCAGCGCGAGCATGTCGACCGCTTCGTCGATGCCTTCGACAGCCTGCTGTCGCGCGGCATCGTGGCTATCGTGAAGGATTTCGTCAAAAGCCAGGTTCGCTGA
- a CDS encoding NAD-dependent epimerase/dehydratase family protein: protein MRHVIFGGDGFVGRHLAPKLVADGEEVVVADIVKSDLPHYRSARFVTCDVTDPASVAAVGLKGDDMVYNLSAKMLSPIQVRAKRHDFFFPVNFHGTEHIIKAMDKAGASKLVHYTTDMIYGHTVTLPMTEEHPVAPLGEYGLSKLKTEELAAEWRKRGMSISLFRPRLIIGPGRLGILEKLFKLIDWNCPVPMIGSGKNPYQFISVFDCAEAARAAWKAGVPNEAYNLGSLNPPPVKKLLGDLIRHAGSKSILIPTPGWAVKRTLDLLDLVNMPIMDPEQYLIADEECVLDVSKAERQLGWVPQYRDEDMLIAAYSEYRAKKDGHAVATEHVPAE from the coding sequence ATGAGACATGTGATTTTCGGCGGCGACGGTTTCGTCGGTCGTCACCTTGCTCCCAAGCTTGTTGCCGACGGCGAAGAGGTCGTTGTCGCCGACATCGTCAAGAGCGATCTGCCGCACTATCGCTCGGCCCGTTTCGTCACATGCGACGTCACCGATCCGGCCTCGGTCGCGGCGGTCGGGCTCAAGGGCGACGACATGGTCTACAACCTTTCGGCGAAGATGCTGTCGCCGATCCAGGTGCGCGCCAAGCGGCACGACTTCTTCTTCCCGGTCAACTTCCACGGCACCGAGCACATCATCAAGGCGATGGACAAGGCCGGCGCGTCGAAGCTCGTCCACTACACGACCGACATGATCTACGGCCATACGGTGACGCTGCCGATGACAGAGGAGCATCCGGTCGCGCCGCTCGGCGAGTACGGCCTGTCGAAGCTGAAGACCGAGGAGCTTGCCGCCGAGTGGCGCAAGCGCGGCATGTCGATCTCGCTGTTCAGGCCGCGCCTGATCATCGGCCCCGGCCGCCTCGGCATTTTGGAAAAACTGTTCAAGCTGATCGACTGGAATTGCCCCGTGCCGATGATCGGCTCGGGCAAAAATCCCTACCAGTTCATCTCGGTGTTCGACTGCGCGGAGGCCGCCCGCGCGGCCTGGAAGGCGGGCGTGCCGAACGAGGCCTACAATCTCGGCTCGCTCAACCCGCCGCCGGTCAAAAAACTGCTCGGCGATCTGATCCGGCATGCCGGCTCGAAATCGATCCTGATCCCTACACCGGGCTGGGCGGTCAAGCGCACGCTCGACCTGCTCGACCTCGTCAACATGCCGATCATGGATCCGGAACAGTATCTTATCGCCGATGAGGAGTGCGTGCTGGACGTGTCCAAGGCCGAGCGTCAGCTCGGCTGGGTACCGCAATATCGCGACGAGGACATGCTGATCGCCGCCTATAGCGAATACCGCGCCAAGAAGGACGGCCATGCCGTCGCCACCGAACATGTGCCCGCCGAATAA